One genomic window of Desulfuromonas sp. AOP6 includes the following:
- a CDS encoding KpsF/GutQ family sugar-phosphate isomerase yields the protein MTKILETAQRVLRTEADAVQRLVDRLDEQFVKAVQLILTCSGRLVISGMGKSGLICQKIASTMASTGTPALFLHPAEGIHGDLGMLMKGDVVLAVSNSGETEEILRILPVIKRMGLPLIAMSGNTRSSLARAGDVFLDISVREEACPLGLAPTASTTATLAMGDALAVALLIERGFREEDFALFHPGGALGKKLLLRVEDLMHTGADIPVVGKNTPLKEALFEITSKKLGITGVADDQGELAGVFTDGDLRRSIEKGLDVLNQPIDKLMNANPKRILRSNLAAKAVQRMEEFSITSLFVFEDESSKVPVGIIHLHDLLKSGVV from the coding sequence ATGACCAAAATCCTCGAAACGGCCCAAAGGGTATTGCGTACGGAAGCGGATGCGGTTCAGCGCCTTGTCGATCGTCTTGACGAACAGTTCGTCAAGGCTGTCCAGTTGATTCTGACCTGTTCCGGCCGTCTTGTTATCAGCGGCATGGGGAAGTCGGGGCTTATCTGTCAAAAGATCGCTTCGACCATGGCCTCAACGGGGACCCCCGCGCTCTTTCTGCATCCTGCCGAAGGCATTCATGGCGACCTTGGTATGCTGATGAAGGGGGATGTTGTTCTGGCTGTCTCCAACAGTGGCGAGACGGAAGAAATTTTGCGCATCCTGCCGGTCATTAAACGAATGGGGCTGCCTCTTATTGCCATGAGCGGTAACACCCGCAGCTCCCTGGCTCGTGCCGGTGACGTTTTTCTCGACATATCGGTCAGAGAAGAAGCCTGTCCGCTGGGCTTGGCGCCGACCGCCAGTACGACCGCGACGCTGGCCATGGGGGATGCTCTGGCTGTGGCCCTGCTGATTGAACGAGGTTTTCGGGAAGAGGACTTCGCGCTATTTCACCCTGGGGGTGCTTTGGGCAAGAAACTTCTGCTGCGCGTGGAAGATCTGATGCACACAGGTGCTGATATCCCCGTTGTCGGCAAAAATACGCCTCTGAAGGAAGCCCTGTTCGAAATTACCAGCAAGAAGCTCGGCATCACCGGCGTGGCTGATGACCAGGGTGAACTGGCCGGGGTTTTTACCGATGGAGATTTGCGCCGATCCATTGAAAAGGGGCTGGACGTGCTCAATCAGCCCATTGATAAACTGATGAACGCCAATCCGAAACGTATTCTGAGGTCGAATCTGGCGGCCAAGGCGGTGCAGAGGATGGAAGAGTTCTCCATTACTTCTCTGTTTGTCTTTGAGGACGAAAGCAGCAAGGTTCCGGTTGGCATCATCCACCTGCACGATCTGCTTAAGTCGGGGGTCGTCTGA
- a CDS encoding HAD-IIIA family hydrolase: MRERIAKIRLLLLDVDGILTDGRIVYDHDGVESKMFDVKDGHGLKLLQRAGIRVGIITGRSSEVVALRARELGIDIVYQGAKEKIVPYREILENLGLKDEEVAYMGDDLVDLPVLTRVGFSATVVDAVEDIKPYVHYVTRQKGGRSAVREVCDLLLKEGGRWHEVTGRYFS, from the coding sequence ATGAGGGAGAGGATCGCCAAAATACGACTGTTGCTGCTGGATGTGGATGGCATTCTCACCGATGGGCGTATTGTTTACGACCATGATGGTGTCGAATCGAAAATGTTTGATGTCAAGGATGGTCATGGACTCAAGCTTCTTCAGAGAGCCGGCATACGCGTCGGTATCATCACCGGTCGCTCCTCTGAGGTTGTTGCTCTGCGCGCTCGGGAACTCGGGATCGATATTGTCTATCAGGGGGCCAAGGAAAAGATTGTCCCATACAGGGAGATACTTGAGAACCTTGGGCTGAAGGATGAAGAAGTAGCCTACATGGGGGACGATCTCGTGGACCTGCCGGTTCTGACCCGAGTCGGTTTTTCAGCGACCGTCGTTGATGCCGTCGAGGATATCAAGCCTTACGTTCACTATGTCACGCGGCAAAAAGGGGGGCGTTCCGCTGTCCGGGAAGTGTGTGACCTCCTCTTGAAGGAGGGGGGAAGGTGGCATGAAGTTACCGGTCGTTATTTCTCTTGA
- the lptC gene encoding LPS export ABC transporter periplasmic protein LptC, with translation MAGNVNIRNILGFIIVALVVALTVMILRNFKGFDGDEILERLPDNVDLAMSRIQYTETQDGVPQWTLQADSAMHSFSQGTTDIQNILMVFYDQGELGDVTLTADSGKFFSDPQVVHVQGNVVVRSPKGYSFYTDSLVFTSADRIIRTEDDVRLLSGAADIRGTGLLLHVDTRQISILRAVTAVIQEEGA, from the coding sequence ATGGCCGGAAATGTGAATATCCGCAATATACTGGGTTTTATCATCGTCGCACTGGTCGTCGCCCTCACCGTGATGATCCTTCGTAATTTCAAAGGCTTCGATGGGGATGAGATCCTGGAGCGGTTGCCGGATAATGTGGATCTGGCCATGTCGAGGATCCAATATACGGAAACACAGGACGGCGTACCCCAGTGGACCCTTCAGGCCGATTCGGCCATGCACAGTTTTAGTCAGGGCACGACGGACATCCAGAATATTCTCATGGTTTTTTATGATCAGGGGGAACTCGGAGATGTTACGCTGACTGCCGACAGTGGCAAGTTCTTTTCTGATCCGCAGGTTGTACACGTCCAGGGAAATGTCGTGGTGCGAAGTCCGAAAGGATATTCTTTCTATACGGATTCTCTTGTTTTTACTTCCGCCGACCGGATCATCCGAACCGAAGACGATGTTCGTCTCCTCTCTGGTGCTGCGGACATTAGGGGAACAGGCTTGCTCCTTCATGTAGACACCAGACAAATATCCATTCTTCGCGCCGTAACGGCCGTTATCCAGGAAGAGGGGGCTTGA
- the lptA gene encoding lipopolysaccharide transport periplasmic protein LptA: MKRWSPLYLLLAWLLLVTGNGFGQENTSEGLGNRNEPIHVVSDRLEADQAGKEVRFIGSVVARQGDVVMYAQEMRLVYVPSTREVERVVATGDVRIVQGDRVATGEQGILFNSEKKVVLTGAPRLFQGENSVAGDEITVYLLEERSIVSSAEGSRVQAVFHPKEEKP, translated from the coding sequence ATGAAAAGATGGAGTCCTTTGTACCTCCTTCTGGCGTGGTTACTGCTGGTGACGGGTAATGGTTTCGGTCAGGAAAATACTTCCGAAGGTCTCGGCAATCGAAACGAACCGATTCACGTTGTTTCCGACCGACTTGAGGCCGATCAGGCCGGCAAAGAGGTCCGCTTTATCGGTAGCGTGGTGGCCCGGCAAGGGGACGTTGTCATGTACGCACAGGAGATGCGTCTGGTGTACGTTCCCAGCACCCGCGAGGTGGAAAGGGTGGTTGCCACGGGTGATGTCCGGATCGTTCAAGGCGATAGGGTGGCGACGGGAGAGCAGGGAATTCTTTTTAATTCAGAAAAGAAGGTCGTGCTTACTGGTGCCCCCAGGCTGTTTCAGGGCGAAAATTCAGTGGCCGGCGACGAAATAACCGTCTATCTGCTGGAAGAGAGAAGTATTGTCAGCAGCGCCGAAGGTTCCAGGGTTCAAGCTGTCTTTCATCCCAAAGAGGAAAAACCGTGA
- the lptB gene encoding LPS export ABC transporter ATP-binding protein encodes MRRTLSAKGLCKAYKGRQVVHGVDLAVSSGEVIGLLGPNGAGKTTSFYMVVGLIRPDAGRVFLDDLELTDFPMFQRARAGISYLPQEASVFRKLTVAQNLLAILETLNIPAAECRSRKDRLLEEFRLSHVADTYGYALSGGERRRLEIARALVIEPSFILLDEPFAGIDPIAVMDIQNIIADLKSRGIGVLISDHNVRETLGVCDSAYILNEGGILEYGTPAEIAGSERARAIYLGDKFKL; translated from the coding sequence GTGAGACGCACCCTTTCGGCTAAGGGCCTCTGCAAGGCCTATAAGGGGCGGCAGGTGGTTCACGGAGTCGATCTGGCTGTCTCTTCCGGAGAGGTTATCGGCCTGCTCGGGCCCAATGGTGCCGGGAAAACGACTTCTTTCTATATGGTGGTGGGGCTTATCCGTCCCGACGCGGGCCGTGTTTTTCTCGATGATCTTGAGTTGACGGATTTTCCCATGTTCCAGAGAGCCCGGGCCGGCATTTCTTATCTCCCTCAGGAAGCCTCGGTTTTTCGGAAATTGACCGTCGCCCAGAATTTACTTGCCATTCTGGAAACGCTCAATATCCCCGCGGCCGAATGCAGGAGCCGGAAAGATCGTCTTCTTGAGGAATTCCGACTCAGTCACGTGGCCGACACCTACGGGTATGCGCTGTCCGGTGGCGAACGAAGGCGACTTGAAATTGCCAGGGCCCTCGTTATTGAACCTTCCTTCATCCTGCTGGACGAGCCTTTTGCAGGGATTGACCCGATAGCGGTCATGGATATACAAAACATCATCGCTGATTTGAAGTCCCGCGGTATCGGCGTGCTTATTTCAGATCACAATGTGCGTGAGACTCTGGGAGTTTGTGACAGCGCCTACATTCTTAACGAAGGGGGAATCCTGGAATATGGGACTCCCGCTGAAATTGCCGGGAGTGAAAGAGCTCGGGCGATTTATCTTGGGGATAAGTTTAAACTTTAA
- the rpoN gene encoding RNA polymerase factor sigma-54: MALEIRQQLKLSQQLVMTPQLQQAIKLLQLSRMELVDMVQQELEENPLLEEGAESVEEVEKSPDSRDEAEANQTSSEEIKEVKGESEGLGDIDWQTYLEGYSLGGSTADYYEEDDDRPSYENLITKKGTLTDHLLWQLNLSPFNETERRIAEEIIGNLNEDGYLIASLDEVAEQIHAESQMVEAVLKKVQDFDPVGVASRNLQECLLKQVEQLELDNSVVVAILENHIGDLENRKYPAIAKALGVSLDEVLGAAKVISHLDPRPGRPYWQEDAHYIVPDVSVHKIGDEYVVVLNDEGLPNLRINSFYRSALSGGSDIDAKAGEYIQEKMRGAMWLIKSIHQRQRTIYKVTKSIVKFQRDFFDRGIEYLKPLVLRDVAEDIEMHESTISRVTTNKYVQTPQGLFELKYFFNSGISTTQGETIASESVKSKIKEIISGENVKKPYSDQKLVELLRKHGIDIARRTVTKYREMLGIGSSTERKRLF, encoded by the coding sequence ATGGCTTTAGAGATTCGGCAACAGCTAAAACTGAGTCAGCAACTGGTCATGACGCCGCAACTGCAGCAGGCCATCAAGCTTCTTCAGCTTTCCCGTATGGAGCTTGTTGACATGGTGCAGCAGGAGCTTGAGGAAAATCCGCTTCTGGAGGAGGGTGCCGAATCGGTCGAGGAGGTCGAGAAAAGCCCGGACTCCCGCGATGAGGCGGAAGCGAACCAGACCTCTTCGGAAGAGATCAAAGAGGTCAAGGGAGAGTCCGAAGGCCTTGGGGATATCGATTGGCAAACATACCTTGAAGGATACAGTCTGGGTGGATCGACCGCCGACTACTATGAGGAAGACGATGATCGACCTTCCTATGAGAATCTTATTACCAAAAAGGGGACCCTGACCGACCACCTTTTGTGGCAATTGAATCTTTCTCCTTTTAACGAGACTGAGCGTCGCATTGCTGAAGAGATTATTGGCAACCTGAACGAGGATGGCTATCTGATCGCCTCTTTGGATGAAGTAGCTGAGCAGATTCATGCCGAAAGCCAGATGGTTGAGGCTGTCCTTAAGAAAGTGCAGGATTTCGACCCTGTGGGCGTGGCCAGTCGCAATCTTCAGGAATGTCTCCTCAAACAGGTGGAGCAGCTTGAGCTGGATAATTCTGTCGTTGTGGCGATACTGGAAAACCATATCGGGGATCTTGAAAACCGCAAATATCCAGCTATCGCCAAAGCGCTCGGAGTCTCCCTGGATGAGGTGCTCGGCGCGGCCAAGGTTATCTCTCACCTGGATCCCCGACCGGGCAGGCCTTACTGGCAGGAAGACGCCCACTATATTGTGCCGGACGTCAGTGTGCACAAAATCGGTGACGAATACGTCGTCGTTCTTAACGACGAGGGCCTGCCCAATCTTCGTATCAACTCCTTCTATCGCAGCGCACTTTCAGGAGGTTCTGATATAGACGCGAAGGCCGGCGAGTATATTCAGGAAAAGATGCGTGGGGCCATGTGGCTGATCAAGAGTATTCATCAGCGACAGCGGACCATCTACAAAGTGACCAAATCCATCGTTAAGTTCCAGCGCGATTTCTTCGACCGCGGCATTGAATATCTTAAACCCCTCGTTCTTCGTGACGTGGCTGAAGATATTGAGATGCATGAATCGACCATCAGCCGGGTAACGACGAATAAATATGTCCAGACACCGCAAGGGTTGTTTGAGTTGAAATACTTTTTCAACAGCGGTATCAGCACAACTCAGGGAGAAACCATCGCCTCCGAAAGTGTCAAAAGTAAAATCAAGGAGATCATCAGCGGCGAAAATGTTAAAAAACCCTATTCTGATCAGAAATTGGTTGAACTTTTGCGCAAACATGGTATCGATATTGCCCGGCGGACCGTCACAAAATACAGAGAAATGCTTGGGATTGGCTCATCGACCGAGCGTAAGCGTCTCTTTTGA
- the raiA gene encoding ribosome-associated translation inhibitor RaiA: MQVAVTFRHMETSDPVRTYVEEKLERVKKYIDEPIDAQVVVSVEKKIRHRAEINLVAKGITIKGSEETNDMYAAIDAVVDKIERQLKRYKEKLKKHKPLSGRERQVQKTVLAAESIDEGAEQPVIVRTNRFSVKPMSVEEAVMQMDLLNKDFLVFTDDKTEEINVVYRRKDGNYGLIAPESK, from the coding sequence ATGCAGGTTGCGGTAACATTCAGACATATGGAAACCAGTGATCCGGTTCGCACGTACGTGGAAGAAAAGCTTGAGCGCGTTAAAAAGTATATCGATGAGCCCATCGATGCGCAGGTGGTTGTTTCTGTCGAAAAGAAAATCAGGCATCGGGCCGAAATTAACTTGGTGGCCAAGGGCATTACCATCAAAGGTTCCGAGGAGACCAACGACATGTATGCGGCCATTGACGCCGTGGTCGACAAGATTGAGCGTCAATTGAAGCGCTACAAAGAGAAACTCAAAAAGCATAAGCCGCTTTCCGGGCGTGAAAGACAGGTCCAGAAAACGGTACTTGCCGCGGAAAGTATTGACGAGGGCGCTGAGCAACCTGTCATTGTGCGTACCAATCGCTTCTCGGTGAAGCCGATGTCCGTTGAAGAGGCGGTCATGCAGATGGATCTTTTGAACAAGGATTTTCTGGTTTTTACCGATGACAAGACCGAGGAGATCAACGTTGTCTATCGCCGCAAGGATGGCAATTACGGCCTGATCGCACCTGAAAGCAAGTAA
- a CDS encoding PTS sugar transporter subunit IIA, with amino-acid sequence MKIADFLNASAIADNLKAKSKNDVLAELTDTIVNTDKSLDRDEVIRVLQEREKLGSTGIGDGVAIPHGKLKNIGNLLICFGRSHDGVDFDSMDGRPAHLFFLLIAPEESVGIHLKTLARISKLLKNKDVRQRLLQADTASDIYSIIIEEEEKL; translated from the coding sequence ATGAAGATTGCCGATTTCTTAAACGCTTCTGCTATAGCGGACAACTTGAAGGCCAAGAGCAAGAACGATGTTCTTGCTGAGTTGACGGATACCATCGTCAATACGGACAAGAGCCTCGATCGAGACGAAGTGATTCGGGTGCTTCAAGAGCGGGAAAAACTTGGAAGCACCGGGATCGGTGATGGGGTCGCCATTCCACACGGAAAACTTAAAAACATCGGCAACCTTCTGATTTGTTTCGGACGAAGTCATGATGGTGTCGATTTTGATTCTATGGATGGTAGGCCTGCCCACCTCTTCTTTCTCTTGATTGCGCCTGAGGAATCGGTAGGGATTCATCTAAAAACCCTCGCCCGCATTTCCAAGTTGTTGAAAAATAAAGATGTTCGGCAGCGGCTTCTTCAGGCCGACACGGCAAGCGAC